Proteins from a genomic interval of Marmoricola sp. OAE513:
- a CDS encoding metallopeptidase TldD-related protein — MALVKPQHLVEHALDASTSPACIVIVQDSSSANLRWANNTLTTNGVMHSIGVTVIAFAGDGNASVSGTAASPEQVADLVAQADAAALLAQPAEDRADLLTEGAAADWDDPAETTSIEVYRDFATELGREFERAEAEDRILYGFVNHEVTTTYLGSSTGLRLRHVQPTGHYGCTGKPTDLSTSAWVGGATRDFSDVSAARMAADVATRIGWGARRIDLPAGRYDTVLPPGAVADLMIDAYWSAGARVAHDGQTVYSKSGGGTRVGEQIVDPRVTLHSDPGYPGLGAAPFVIASGSGNDSSVYDNGLPLGPTSWITDGVLTSLLQTRHSAGLTGLATTPGIDNLVLDVAGGSGSEGDLVTGLEDGLLLTCLWYIREVDPQTLLLTGLTRDGVYKVEGGEIVGAVNNFRFNESPVDLLKRFTAASATVPSFGREWGDDYFSRTATPALRIPDFNMSSVSQAL; from the coding sequence ATGGCGCTCGTCAAGCCCCAGCACCTGGTCGAGCACGCGCTCGACGCCTCGACCTCACCGGCGTGCATCGTCATCGTCCAGGACTCCAGCAGCGCGAACCTGCGGTGGGCGAACAACACCCTGACCACCAACGGGGTCATGCACAGCATCGGCGTCACGGTGATCGCCTTCGCCGGCGACGGCAACGCGTCGGTGAGCGGCACGGCCGCCTCCCCCGAGCAGGTCGCCGACCTCGTTGCCCAGGCCGACGCCGCGGCTCTGCTGGCGCAGCCTGCTGAGGACCGCGCCGACCTGCTCACCGAGGGCGCCGCCGCAGACTGGGACGACCCGGCCGAGACCACCTCGATCGAGGTCTACCGCGACTTCGCCACCGAGCTCGGGCGCGAGTTCGAGCGCGCCGAGGCCGAGGACCGGATCCTCTACGGCTTCGTGAACCACGAGGTCACCACCACCTACCTCGGGTCCAGCACCGGCCTGAGGCTGCGGCACGTCCAGCCGACCGGCCACTACGGCTGCACCGGCAAGCCGACCGATCTCTCGACCAGCGCGTGGGTGGGAGGTGCCACCCGCGACTTCTCCGACGTCTCCGCAGCGAGGATGGCTGCCGACGTCGCCACCCGGATCGGTTGGGGCGCTCGGCGCATCGACCTGCCGGCCGGACGCTACGACACCGTGCTGCCCCCCGGAGCCGTGGCCGACCTCATGATCGACGCGTACTGGAGCGCCGGCGCGCGGGTGGCCCACGACGGTCAGACGGTGTACTCGAAGTCCGGCGGAGGCACCCGCGTCGGCGAGCAGATCGTCGACCCGCGGGTCACCCTGCACTCGGACCCCGGCTACCCGGGCCTCGGCGCCGCGCCGTTCGTGATCGCGAGCGGTTCGGGCAACGACAGCAGCGTCTACGACAACGGTCTTCCGCTCGGTCCGACGTCCTGGATCACTGACGGCGTGCTGACCTCGCTGCTGCAGACACGGCACTCGGCAGGGCTCACCGGACTGGCGACGACCCCCGGCATCGACAACCTCGTGCTCGACGTCGCCGGTGGCTCGGGCTCCGAGGGCGACCTGGTGACAGGGCTCGAGGACGGCCTGCTGCTCACCTGTCTCTGGTACATCCGCGAGGTCGACCCGCAGACGCTCCTGCTGACCGGGCTCACCCGTGACGGCGTCTACAAGGTCGAGGGCGGCGAGATCGTCGGCGCGGTCAACAACTTCCGGTTCAACGAGTCCCCCGTCGACCTGCTCAAGCGGTTCACCGCGGCGTCGGCCACGGTGCCGAGCTTCGGCCGCGAGTGGGGCGACGACTACTTCTCCCGGACCGCGACCCCGGCGCTGCGGATCCCCGACTTCAACATGAGCTCGGTCTCCCAGGCGCTCTGA
- a CDS encoding serine hydrolase has product MTVRQQAVLDRAQAEGRLPSVVGGTVQDGRLTWTGIAGDGGAVDAQYRIGSITKTMTAVLVMQCRDDGLLGLDDELGRFLPGTGYAAHTVRDLLRHSSGMQAEPVGPWWERSPGVDVETLVAANDGSGQVLAPGTTFHYSNLGYALLGETVARLRGEIWWDLVAERLLAPLGMTRTTYLHTGEHAQGYSVGHFDGTLTREPHADTGAMAPAGQVWSTLADLARWVDFLATGHPEILAATTLEEMSAPAPHGEYGLGLRRMVDGDRVLVGHTGSMPGFQACAFVDRRTRTGAVALSNATTGLATDVLAPALLDGAEEYAGERWSPSVAPEERVAELLGVWFWGNTAHELRWSNQLLELRTLQDARLSDRFEVGPDRIRGVEGYLLGETLEVVQRDAEGRPEALECATFRYTRVPYPDGP; this is encoded by the coding sequence GTGACGGTTCGCCAGCAGGCGGTCCTCGACCGGGCCCAGGCCGAGGGACGGCTGCCCTCGGTCGTGGGCGGTACCGTCCAGGACGGCCGGTTGACGTGGACCGGGATCGCCGGGGACGGGGGCGCGGTCGACGCCCAGTACCGGATCGGGTCGATCACGAAGACGATGACGGCGGTGCTGGTGATGCAGTGCCGTGACGACGGCCTGCTCGGCCTGGACGACGAGCTCGGACGGTTCCTGCCCGGCACCGGGTACGCCGCGCACACGGTGCGCGACCTGCTCCGGCACTCCTCGGGGATGCAGGCCGAACCGGTCGGCCCCTGGTGGGAGCGGTCACCCGGCGTCGACGTGGAGACCCTCGTGGCGGCCAACGACGGCAGCGGCCAGGTGCTCGCGCCGGGGACGACCTTCCACTACAGCAACCTCGGGTACGCACTGCTGGGGGAGACGGTCGCCCGACTGCGCGGCGAGATCTGGTGGGACCTCGTGGCGGAGCGGTTGCTGGCACCGCTGGGCATGACCCGGACGACGTACCTGCACACGGGTGAGCACGCGCAGGGCTACAGCGTCGGGCACTTCGACGGCACCCTGACCCGTGAGCCGCACGCCGACACCGGAGCGATGGCGCCGGCCGGACAGGTCTGGAGCACGCTGGCGGACCTCGCCCGCTGGGTCGACTTCCTGGCGACGGGTCACCCCGAGATCCTCGCGGCCACGACCCTGGAGGAGATGAGCGCACCAGCCCCGCACGGCGAGTACGGCCTGGGCCTGCGCCGGATGGTGGACGGCGACAGGGTCCTGGTCGGTCACACCGGTTCGATGCCCGGGTTCCAGGCCTGCGCTTTCGTCGACCGGAGGACCCGGACCGGGGCGGTGGCCCTGAGCAACGCGACCACGGGCCTGGCGACCGACGTGCTCGCCCCCGCCCTGCTCGACGGTGCTGAGGAGTACGCCGGCGAGCGCTGGAGTCCGTCGGTGGCTCCGGAGGAACGGGTCGCCGAGCTTCTCGGCGTCTGGTTCTGGGGCAACACCGCCCACGAGCTGCGCTGGTCCAACCAGCTGCTCGAGCTGCGGACGCTCCAGGACGCCCGGCTCTCCGACAGGTTCGAGGTCGGCCCGGACCGGATCCGCGGGGTCGAGGGCTACCTGCTCGGGGAGACCCTCGAGGTCGTGCAGCGGGACGCCGAGGGCCGTCCGGAGGCCCTCGAGTGCGCGACGTTCCGCTACACGCGAGTGCCCTACCCGGACGGCCCCTAG
- the gcvH gene encoding glycine cleavage system protein GcvH, which yields MFPDDLKYTAEHEWVRTPGETAGSVRIGITDYAQEALGDIVYVQLPELGDAVTAGASVGELESTKSVSDVYSPVTGEVVARNEALDATPELVNSDPYGAGWLFEVAVAEGADTSELMDAATYESTVAS from the coding sequence GTGTTTCCCGACGACCTGAAGTACACCGCCGAGCACGAGTGGGTCCGCACCCCGGGCGAGACCGCGGGTTCGGTCCGGATCGGCATCACCGACTACGCCCAGGAAGCCCTCGGCGACATCGTGTACGTGCAGCTGCCCGAGCTCGGTGACGCTGTCACCGCGGGTGCGTCCGTCGGTGAGCTGGAGTCCACGAAGTCGGTCTCCGACGTCTACTCGCCCGTCACCGGCGAGGTCGTCGCTCGCAACGAGGCGCTCGACGCGACGCCCGAGCTCGTCAACAGCGACCCCTACGGAGCAGGTTGGCTCTTCGAGGTGGCTGTCGCCGAGGGGGCCGACACCTCCGAGCTGATGGACGCCGCGACGTACGAGTCCACCGTCGCCTCCTGA
- a CDS encoding MerR family transcriptional regulator, with protein MLFSEDVSTLPADLGYRGPTACNAAGITYRQLDYWARTGLVEPTVRSATGSGTQRLYGFRDILLLKVIKRLLDAGVSLQQIRTAVAHLRARGTDDLTRVTLMSDGASVYECTSNDEVIDLLQGGQGVFGIAIGGVWREIEGSLAELPSERTAEEADATADANDELAARRQARMSG; from the coding sequence CTGCTGTTCAGCGAGGACGTCTCGACCCTTCCGGCTGACCTGGGTTACCGCGGTCCGACCGCGTGCAACGCCGCCGGGATCACCTACCGCCAGCTCGACTACTGGGCCCGCACGGGTCTGGTCGAGCCCACCGTCCGCAGCGCGACCGGGTCCGGCACCCAGCGCCTGTACGGCTTCCGCGACATCCTCCTGCTCAAGGTCATCAAGCGCCTGCTCGACGCCGGCGTCTCGCTGCAGCAGATCCGTACCGCCGTGGCCCACCTGCGTGCCCGCGGGACCGACGACCTCACCCGCGTGACGCTGATGAGCGACGGCGCCTCGGTCTACGAGTGCACCAGCAACGACGAGGTCATCGACCTGCTCCAGGGTGGCCAGGGTGTCTTCGGCATCGCGATCGGCGGCGTGTGGCGCGAGATCGAGGGTTCGCTCGCCGAGCTGCCCTCCGAGCGCACCGCCGAGGAGGCGGACGCGACCGCGGACGCCAACGACGAGCTGGCGGCCCGCCGCCAGGCGCGGATGTCGGGCTGA
- a CDS encoding TldD/PmbA family protein — protein MSADDAAPIDPTFTALPFRKLADAALSRARDLGVTHADFRFERVRYQHFSVRDGSLQGAEDVEDLGFAVRVIHRGAWGFASGVLLTSSEAITVAEQAVNVALVAAEMTRRPVDLATEPLYDDVAWSSAYEINPWDVPLGEKVDLFRGWTSTLLAADVVEHATGGLQQVLENKFYADLAGTSTTQQRVRLMPSIEVHGSRGDRFDSMASIAPPVGRGWEYLVDGGYDFGAELAELPALLDEKLSAPSVTAGTYDLVIHPSNLWLTIHESIGHATELDRALGYEANYAGTSFATPDKLGTLQYGSALMHVTGDRTQTHGLATIGYDDEGVAAQSWDIVKDGVLVGYQLDRPMAHTFGAALNGGRSNGCAYADSPGHIPIQRMANVSLQPDPDGPDTAGLISQVERGIYIVGDKSWSIDMQRFNFQFTGQRFYAIENGELRGQLRDVAYQATTTDFWNSMSAVGGPETYVLGGAFNCGKAQPGQVAAVSHGCPSALFRDVNVLNVAAEGGEGEDI, from the coding sequence ATGAGTGCCGACGACGCCGCGCCGATCGACCCGACGTTCACCGCCCTGCCGTTCCGGAAGCTGGCCGACGCCGCGCTCTCCCGCGCTCGTGACCTTGGTGTCACCCATGCCGACTTCCGCTTCGAGCGGGTGCGGTACCAGCACTTCTCGGTCCGCGACGGCAGCCTGCAAGGCGCGGAGGACGTCGAGGACCTCGGCTTCGCCGTGCGCGTCATCCACCGCGGGGCCTGGGGTTTCGCGTCCGGGGTCCTGCTCACCAGCTCCGAGGCGATCACCGTCGCCGAGCAGGCGGTGAACGTCGCACTCGTGGCGGCCGAGATGACCCGGCGACCAGTCGACCTGGCCACCGAGCCGCTCTACGACGACGTCGCCTGGTCCTCGGCGTACGAGATCAACCCGTGGGACGTACCGCTCGGGGAGAAGGTCGACCTGTTCCGCGGTTGGACCAGCACGCTGCTCGCCGCCGACGTCGTCGAGCACGCCACCGGCGGCCTGCAGCAGGTGCTGGAGAACAAGTTCTACGCCGACCTGGCCGGCACCAGCACGACCCAGCAGCGGGTGCGGCTGATGCCGTCGATCGAGGTGCACGGCTCGCGCGGGGACCGCTTCGACTCGATGGCCTCGATCGCCCCGCCGGTCGGTCGCGGGTGGGAGTACCTCGTCGACGGCGGCTACGACTTCGGGGCCGAGCTCGCCGAGCTCCCGGCCCTGCTCGACGAGAAGCTCTCGGCCCCCAGCGTCACGGCGGGCACCTACGACCTTGTCATCCACCCCAGCAACCTGTGGCTGACCATCCACGAGTCGATCGGCCACGCGACCGAGCTCGACCGTGCCCTGGGCTACGAGGCGAACTACGCCGGCACGTCGTTCGCGACACCGGACAAGCTCGGCACGCTGCAGTACGGCTCGGCCCTCATGCACGTCACCGGGGACCGCACCCAGACCCACGGCCTGGCCACCATCGGGTACGACGACGAGGGCGTCGCCGCCCAGAGCTGGGACATCGTCAAGGACGGAGTCCTGGTGGGGTACCAGCTCGACCGCCCGATGGCGCACACGTTCGGTGCGGCGTTGAACGGTGGTCGCTCCAACGGGTGCGCCTACGCCGACTCCCCCGGGCACATCCCGATCCAGCGGATGGCGAACGTGAGTCTCCAACCGGACCCCGACGGCCCCGACACCGCCGGCCTGATCAGCCAGGTCGAGCGCGGGATCTACATCGTCGGCGACAAGTCCTGGTCCATCGACATGCAGCGTTTCAACTTCCAGTTCACCGGCCAGCGCTTCTACGCGATCGAGAACGGCGAGCTGCGCGGACAGCTGCGCGACGTCGCCTACCAGGCGACCACCACGGACTTCTGGAACTCGATGAGTGCCGTGGGCGGCCCGGAGACCTACGTGCTCGGCGGGGCGTTCAACTGCGGCAAGGCCCAACCGGGCCAGGTCGCAGCGGTCAGCCACGGCTGCCCGAGCGCGCTGTTCCGGGACGTGAACGTGCTCAACGTGGCCGCCGAGGGCGGCGAAGGAGAGGACATCTGA
- a CDS encoding DUF881 domain-containing protein, whose translation MSDENPEEATGPTARERLVRALLHPGRGQVTAAVLLAVLGTAGVTQVRIAGTDDDLSGLRQADLIQALNGLQAASQRNDQDIRDLQKTRDSLRDNNARTSTALKQAKAELGALGILAGTLPATGQGIRITVKVPDSGISLNYLLDGIEELRDAGAEAMEINDKVRVVAQTSFEAADGGVDIDGQVLTSPFVIDAIGDPDGLTAALRFPGGFVDDLALDEGTVSIKKLDKVKITVLRKAVEPRYAESTPPR comes from the coding sequence ATGAGCGACGAGAACCCCGAGGAGGCCACCGGGCCCACCGCACGGGAGCGCCTGGTGCGGGCGCTGCTCCACCCGGGTCGTGGCCAGGTGACGGCCGCCGTCCTGCTTGCCGTACTCGGCACCGCCGGCGTCACCCAGGTGCGGATCGCGGGCACCGACGACGACCTGTCCGGCCTGCGCCAGGCCGACCTGATCCAGGCGCTCAACGGACTGCAGGCGGCCTCGCAGCGCAACGACCAGGACATCCGCGACCTGCAGAAGACCCGGGACTCGTTGCGCGACAACAACGCGCGCACGTCGACCGCGCTGAAGCAGGCGAAAGCGGAGCTCGGGGCGCTCGGGATCCTGGCGGGCACTCTGCCGGCGACCGGTCAGGGCATCCGGATCACGGTGAAGGTTCCCGACTCCGGCATCAGCCTCAACTACCTGCTCGACGGTATCGAGGAGCTCCGTGACGCCGGTGCCGAGGCGATGGAGATCAACGACAAGGTCCGGGTGGTCGCGCAGACGTCGTTCGAGGCTGCTGACGGCGGCGTCGACATCGACGGGCAGGTTCTCACCTCGCCGTTCGTGATCGACGCCATCGGTGACCCCGACGGACTGACCGCAGCCCTCCGCTTCCCCGGCGGCTTCGTCGACGACCTGGCCCTGGACGAGGGCACGGTGTCGATCAAGAAGCTCGACAAGGTGAAGATCACCGTCCTGCGCAAGGCCGTCGAGCCGCGCTACGCGGAGTCGACGCCACCGCGGTGA
- a CDS encoding MerR family transcriptional regulator encodes MRQSARKSIGQALADLSAEFPEEDIKESKLRFLESEGLLEPERTPSGYRKYSEQDMERLRYIIRAQQHYLPLKVIREHLDAIDRGLEPAPFGASPQVPGGSLPGALGDPGVNELLRADRADVRVSRRELLKTAEITEEFLEQLEGFGMVRTRAGSKHFDADAVVIAKVAAELAAFGIEPRHLRSFKAAADREVGLVEQVVAPIRRSREDGAEGRAAQAIEDIAALSLRLHATLVRTGLRSMR; translated from the coding sequence GTGCGGCAGTCCGCCCGCAAGAGCATCGGGCAGGCGCTCGCCGACCTGTCGGCGGAGTTCCCCGAGGAGGACATCAAGGAGTCCAAGCTCCGGTTCCTGGAGTCCGAGGGTCTGCTGGAGCCCGAGCGCACGCCGTCGGGCTACCGCAAGTACTCCGAGCAGGACATGGAGCGGCTGCGCTACATCATCCGCGCCCAGCAGCACTACCTGCCGCTGAAGGTGATCCGCGAGCACCTCGACGCGATCGACCGTGGCTTGGAGCCAGCTCCGTTCGGAGCGTCCCCGCAGGTGCCGGGCGGCTCGCTCCCCGGTGCGCTGGGGGATCCCGGCGTCAACGAGCTGCTGCGCGCCGACCGGGCCGACGTGCGGGTCTCCCGACGTGAGCTCCTGAAGACCGCGGAGATCACCGAGGAGTTCCTCGAGCAGCTCGAGGGCTTCGGCATGGTGCGGACCCGGGCCGGCTCCAAGCACTTCGACGCCGACGCGGTCGTGATCGCGAAGGTCGCCGCCGAGCTCGCGGCGTTCGGCATCGAGCCGCGTCACCTGCGGTCCTTCAAGGCGGCCGCCGACCGCGAGGTCGGCCTGGTCGAGCAGGTCGTCGCACCGATCCGCCGCAGCCGTGAGGACGGCGCCGAGGGCCGTGCCGCCCAGGCCATCGAGGACATCGCCGCACTGTCGCTGCGTCTGCACGCCACGCTGGTGCGCACCGGTCTCCGCTCGATGCGCTGA
- a CDS encoding FHA domain-containing protein: protein MQTCSQCGSQNVDGSRFCSHCGHALETSDVPAETTATITFGSTQARPVDPEDGSGLNEADAAAADALPPGNALLIVQRGPGAGSRYLLDTDLVSAGRHPESDIFLDDITVSRRHVELRREGGTFRVSDVGSLNGTYVNRDRIDDALLQNGDEVRIGKFRLVFFASAATGD from the coding sequence ATGCAGACGTGTTCGCAGTGCGGGAGCCAGAACGTCGACGGTAGTCGGTTCTGCTCCCATTGTGGTCATGCTCTGGAGACGTCCGATGTCCCCGCTGAGACCACCGCGACGATCACGTTCGGCTCGACGCAGGCCCGTCCGGTCGACCCGGAGGACGGCTCGGGACTGAACGAGGCGGACGCCGCTGCGGCGGACGCCCTCCCGCCGGGCAACGCCCTGCTGATCGTGCAGCGGGGTCCGGGAGCGGGCAGCCGCTACCTGCTCGACACCGACCTGGTCAGCGCCGGTCGGCACCCCGAGAGCGACATCTTCCTCGACGACATCACGGTCTCGCGCCGGCACGTCGAGCTGCGCCGTGAGGGCGGTACCTTCCGCGTCTCCGACGTGGGCAGCCTCAACGGCACCTACGTCAACCGTGACCGGATCGACGACGCGTTGCTCCAGAACGGTGACGAGGTCCGGATCGGCAAGTTCCGGCTGGTCTTCTTCGCCAGCGCCGCGACGGGGGACTGA
- a CDS encoding bifunctional nuclease domain-containing protein, whose amino-acid sequence MREVEVVGVRVEMPSNQPLVLLRETDGERYLPIWIAGSEATAIAFAQQGVVPPRPLTHDLMKDVLEANGAVLDEVRITAMNDGVFFAVLAFESGVEVDARPSDSIALALRTGSRIVCSEELLDEIGIAVPDEREEEVEKFREFLDHVSPEDFESPQE is encoded by the coding sequence GTGCGTGAGGTCGAAGTAGTCGGAGTCCGGGTGGAGATGCCCTCCAACCAGCCGCTCGTCCTGCTCCGCGAGACCGACGGCGAGCGCTACCTGCCGATCTGGATCGCCGGCAGCGAGGCGACGGCCATCGCGTTCGCCCAGCAGGGTGTCGTCCCGCCACGCCCCCTGACCCACGACCTGATGAAGGACGTGCTCGAGGCCAACGGCGCCGTCCTGGACGAGGTCCGGATCACCGCGATGAACGACGGTGTCTTCTTCGCCGTCCTCGCCTTCGAGAGCGGGGTCGAGGTGGACGCGCGCCCGTCGGACTCGATCGCCCTGGCGCTGCGGACCGGGTCCCGGATCGTGTGCTCCGAGGAGCTGCTCGACGAGATCGGCATCGCTGTCCCGGACGAGCGGGAGGAGGAGGTCGAGAAGTTCCGGGAGTTCCTCGACCACGTCTCTCCCGAGGACTTCGAGAGCCCCCAGGAGTAG
- the gcvP gene encoding aminomethyl-transferring glycine dehydrogenase gives MSARPFVDRHIGPDDAAIAEMLKVVGFDSLDALMEAAVPGRIRAEKALSLPEAASEATAAAELQALAGRNEPGTPMIGLGYHSTITPPVIRRNVLEDPSWYTAYTPYQPEISQGRLEALLNFQTMIADLTGLPTSNASLLDEGTAAAEAMTLVRRAAPKANGPFVVDADALPQTIEVVRTRAEGMGIDVLVADLTDGLPAGELSGLLVQYPGASGRITDPRALIAAAQERGALAVVAADLLALTLLEAPGTLGADVVVGSSQRFGVPLFYGGPHAGYMSVRAGLERHLPGRLVGVSVDAAGRPAYRLSLQTREQHIRRDRATSNICTAQVLLAVTAAMYAVYHGPDGLRAIARGIHDLAARTAASLTNAGLTVLTDAFFDTFQVAVPGRAAEVVAAARAEGVHLLQVDADTVGLSFGETADAGTLRAIHAAFGITPAAVEPGRVLPEALNRTTDFLTHEVFNKHRSETSMLRYLRRLSARDYALDRGMIPLGSCTMKLNATSEMEPISLPGFANLHPFVPAADAGGYAELVSDLEGWLAEVTGYDRVSIQPNAGSQGELAGLLAIRGYHLANGDTERNVCLIPSSAHGTNAASAVMAGMKVVVVKSADDGSVDLDDLRAQVEAHAADLAAIMVTYPSTHGAYEDTISELCGIVHDAGGQVYIDGANFNALLGHAKPGHFGGDVSHLNLHKTFCIPHGGGGPGVGPVAVREHLAPYLPTHPLHPEADKRSGIGPISAAPYGSAGILPISWAYVRMMGAEGLTRATAVAVLAANYVAARLDEHFPVLYRGHNGLVAHECILDVRGISKDTGVSVDDIAKRLIDYGFHAPTMSFPVAGTLMVEPTESEDLAEIDRFVDAMIAIRGEIAKVVSGEWAAGANPLTGAPHTADAINQDLPYDVATAVFPNGFDPDKYWPPVNRIDQAYGDRNLVCSCPPPEAFA, from the coding sequence ATGTCTGCTCGTCCCTTCGTCGACCGTCACATCGGGCCCGACGACGCCGCCATCGCCGAGATGCTCAAGGTCGTCGGTTTCGACTCCCTCGACGCCCTGATGGAAGCGGCCGTCCCCGGTCGGATCCGCGCCGAGAAGGCGCTCTCGCTCCCCGAGGCGGCCTCCGAGGCGACCGCGGCCGCGGAGCTGCAGGCGCTCGCCGGCCGCAACGAGCCCGGTACGCCGATGATCGGCCTCGGCTACCACAGCACGATCACCCCGCCGGTGATCCGGCGCAACGTGCTCGAGGACCCGTCCTGGTACACCGCGTACACGCCGTACCAGCCGGAGATCAGCCAGGGCCGTCTCGAGGCGCTGCTCAACTTCCAGACGATGATCGCCGACCTCACCGGCTTGCCGACCTCCAACGCGTCCTTGCTGGACGAGGGCACGGCGGCCGCGGAGGCGATGACGCTCGTCCGTCGCGCTGCGCCCAAGGCGAACGGCCCCTTCGTCGTCGACGCCGACGCGCTGCCGCAGACCATCGAGGTGGTCCGGACCCGGGCCGAGGGGATGGGCATCGACGTCCTCGTGGCCGACCTGACCGACGGCCTGCCCGCGGGCGAGCTCAGCGGCCTCCTGGTGCAGTACCCGGGCGCCTCGGGCCGGATCACCGACCCGCGGGCCCTGATCGCCGCCGCCCAGGAGCGCGGCGCGCTCGCGGTCGTGGCTGCCGACCTGCTCGCCTTGACCCTGCTGGAGGCGCCGGGCACGCTGGGCGCCGACGTGGTGGTCGGCTCCTCGCAGCGCTTCGGCGTGCCGCTGTTCTACGGCGGACCGCACGCCGGGTACATGTCGGTGCGCGCCGGTCTCGAGCGGCACCTGCCGGGTCGTCTGGTGGGCGTCTCGGTCGACGCGGCCGGGCGGCCGGCGTACCGGCTCTCGCTGCAGACCCGCGAGCAGCACATCCGCCGCGACCGGGCCACCTCCAACATCTGCACCGCCCAGGTGCTGCTGGCCGTCACGGCGGCCATGTACGCCGTCTACCACGGCCCGGACGGGCTGCGCGCGATCGCGCGCGGCATCCACGACCTGGCCGCCCGTACCGCAGCGTCCCTGACCAACGCGGGTCTGACGGTGCTGACCGACGCGTTCTTCGACACCTTCCAGGTCGCCGTCCCGGGTCGTGCGGCCGAGGTGGTGGCCGCAGCGCGCGCCGAGGGCGTGCACCTGCTCCAGGTCGACGCCGACACGGTCGGCTTGTCGTTCGGCGAGACCGCCGACGCCGGGACGCTGCGGGCGATCCATGCCGCGTTCGGCATCACCCCGGCAGCGGTCGAGCCCGGCCGCGTGCTGCCCGAGGCGCTCAACCGGACAACCGACTTCCTGACCCACGAGGTGTTCAACAAGCACCGCTCCGAGACCTCGATGCTGCGCTACCTGCGTCGGCTCTCGGCCCGGGACTACGCGCTGGACCGCGGCATGATCCCGCTCGGCTCCTGCACCATGAAGCTGAACGCCACCTCCGAGATGGAGCCGATCAGCCTGCCCGGCTTCGCGAACCTGCACCCGTTCGTCCCGGCCGCCGACGCCGGTGGGTACGCCGAGCTGGTGAGCGACCTCGAGGGCTGGCTCGCCGAGGTGACCGGCTACGACCGCGTCTCGATCCAGCCGAACGCCGGTTCCCAGGGCGAGCTCGCCGGTCTGCTGGCGATCCGGGGGTACCACCTCGCGAACGGCGACACCGAGCGCAACGTCTGCCTGATCCCGTCGTCGGCACACGGCACCAACGCCGCCTCGGCGGTGATGGCCGGCATGAAGGTGGTCGTGGTGAAGTCGGCCGACGACGGATCGGTCGACCTCGACGACCTGCGCGCGCAGGTGGAGGCACACGCGGCCGACCTCGCCGCGATCATGGTGACCTACCCCTCCACGCACGGTGCGTACGAGGACACGATCTCGGAGCTCTGCGGCATCGTGCACGACGCCGGCGGTCAGGTCTACATCGACGGCGCCAACTTCAACGCGCTGCTCGGCCACGCCAAGCCCGGTCACTTCGGGGGCGACGTGAGCCACCTGAACCTGCACAAGACGTTCTGCATCCCGCACGGTGGCGGCGGTCCGGGTGTCGGCCCGGTCGCCGTCCGCGAGCACCTGGCGCCGTACCTCCCGACCCATCCGCTGCACCCCGAGGCGGACAAGCGCAGCGGGATCGGCCCGATCAGCGCGGCGCCGTACGGCTCGGCGGGGATCCTGCCGATCTCGTGGGCCTACGTGCGGATGATGGGGGCGGAGGGACTCACCCGCGCCACCGCGGTCGCGGTGCTCGCTGCCAACTACGTCGCCGCTCGTCTCGACGAGCACTTCCCGGTGCTCTACCGCGGCCACAACGGCCTGGTCGCGCACGAGTGCATCCTCGACGTCCGCGGTATCTCCAAGGACACCGGGGTGAGCGTCGACGACATCGCCAAGCGCCTCATCGACTACGGCTTCCACGCCCCGACGATGAGCTTCCCGGTCGCTGGGACGCTGATGGTCGAGCCCACCGAGAGCGAGGACCTGGCCGAGATCGACCGATTCGTCGACGCGATGATCGCGATCCGCGGCGAGATCGCGAAGGTCGTCTCGGGGGAGTGGGCCGCCGGAGCGAACCCGCTCACCGGAGCCCCGCACACCGCCGACGCGATCAACCAGGACCTGCCGTACGACGTCGCCACCGCGGTCTTCCCGAACGGGTTCGACCCGGACAAGTACTGGCCGCCGGTCAACCGGATCGACCAGGCGTACGGCGACCGAAACCTGGTCTGCTCCTGCCCGCCGCCCGAAGCCTTCGCGTGA